The following are encoded in a window of Deinococcus humi genomic DNA:
- a CDS encoding non-heme iron oxygenase ferredoxin subunit, translating into MGITQNSERIRVGLEGEMPDGFQTAVEMDGVGVLVVRYEGQFYALRNNCTHQDYPLLGGEVSMGRITCQKHGAKFELTTGKPKSLPAVKPVRLFRTEIEDGVVYVSAL; encoded by the coding sequence TCGCGTAGGCTTGGAGGGCGAGATGCCCGACGGCTTCCAGACCGCCGTGGAGATGGACGGGGTCGGCGTGCTGGTGGTGAGGTACGAGGGGCAGTTCTACGCCCTGCGCAACAACTGCACCCACCAGGATTACCCGCTGCTGGGCGGCGAGGTGAGCATGGGCCGGATCACCTGCCAGAAGCACGGCGCAAAATTTGAACTGACGACCGGCAAGCCCAAATCCCTGCCCGCCGTGAAACCGGTCCGGCTGTTTAGGACCGAGATCGAGGACGGCGTGGTGTACGTCTCAGCGCTGTAG